GCACCAAGTGGGGAAGAACGTGCCAGCCTGTGCCCTCAGCACAATGAATGCATATGACTCTGACGCTCCTTCtgtgtgtgcctgcatgtgtCCTCCAGTCCAGTTGTGTGCTGAGTAAAGGGTCCGGTGTATTTATCCTAAACCTGTGTAAGGTGTATGCCTACTATTGTAACCACATTATTTAATGCAATAATATGGAAAATGATTaactagaatgaaaaaaaaaagagggatggtATTGCTATGAAAACTAAGCTGAAAAATCTTGTTGAAGACGAGGAGCTAACAAATAACTCAGTAACAATACTTGCTGAAGGTGAATAGCTAAGATTGCTGTTGAGTTACTTATGAACAAAACAATGGTAACAGCCTAGGGGGAAATACTCAAGACGTTGTTCCACTTTAAAGAAGCCCAAACCGGACATCTTCGATGGTGGGTTATGATGTGTTATGTGCGTGGTTGGTTTATGCAAGAAAATGATGCAGAATGCCCGTGGATGCATCTGTCATCAGAGAAGGGGCCTTGGCCCTGCACTGCAACAGCTCCTGCATTCCACAAATCGTGAGTCTCCTCAAGTCTATCTTCTAAATGATcgctcctcccaccccctttaaCTGCCACTTCCGTGGCTCAGGCTGCTTTCCTTGCTTGCCTAGACTATGGCAGCGTTCTTCCAACCAGTCTCTCTGCCTTCAGTCCCCACTCCACTCCATCCTGCTAGCAACACTTCAAACACAGTAAATCCGATGAGGCTGGACCTTTAGTCTCAGCTTAGAAGTCACTTCTTTTAGGAAGTCCTCCCTGAACTTCTGCCCCTGTAATGGGTCAgacaccccacctcccccatgcTCTCAGGTCATCTGGTGTTTCCCCATAAGCAGTTACCACAAGGTATTGTAGTGCCTGTGTCTTCTTTGTAACACCACATTGTGAGCCCTGTGAGGACAGGGGCTGTGTCTCTCCCTGGTGGATCTGAGCACTTAATAAACATGCGGTGActgactgagtgaatgaatgaggaagaTTCTGTTCGAACCTTGTCTTTCTGCCATCAGTTTGTCAGTCACTGTCTCCCATCTGTAGGACTTTGGAATTTGCCACTTAAAAGTGGTCATAGGGAGGGAACAGGCACTCTGATACATTGTAGATGGGGATGCAAAACGGTATAACCCTAATGGAGGGGAATTTGGCAGTGTGTAGCAAAACTAAAACCctctgatccagcaatcacaGTCATGATTCTGTGAGTCTGTCCCAAAGATACTATAGCAAAAAGACACCAAGATATATAAGATATTTTTTGTAACGCTGCTTATAATAGCAAAGACTGGAAATAGCTCCAAAGTCTACCCCAGACGACTAGTTGAATAATCTTACAGtgacatttctgtatttctttctttatttactcactcactcactgacattttagagagagagcacacgagcaggggagaggggcgggggggagagggagagaatctcaaacaggctccacgctcagtgcagagactgacactgGACTTGGtcccatgatgctgggatcatgacctgagccgagatcaagagttagatgctcaactgactgagccacccaggctcccggcTTACAGGGACATCTGCGGAGTGGAGTACTCTGCAGCCGTAGAAGAACAATGCGCAGATGCGGTATATGTTGCTGCAGATCTGTCTCAACATATATTTTCAAGTGAAAATAGCAGGGCAGAGAAGAGTGCATGTAGAAGGTTACATTCTAAGTAAGGAGAGGAGATTATATACATATGtccacttttaaaaagaaacaatgggaAGATAAACccaaaactaaaacacacacacacacacacacacacacacacacacacacacacacacatttttaaaaaattgagtaggctccttgcccagcatggaacttgaactcacaaccctgagatcaagagtcacatgttccaccaactgagccagccaggtgtccctaaaaaaaatattgatgcgtaggggagagagaatggagaggggaagggacagggatgGAAGGTCTTACTTTACTGCTTTGACTTTAGAAGCAcataaaggtttattaattttaaaacaaaaatggagataaataacAGTTGCTGTGGGGGAAATTATCTGGGAGCTGTAGCAGGGCTGGTGCTCCTGGTGAATTTGAGGTCATTGGTCCACTTTTCATCAGAATCTCTCTGACCCAAGGGAACAGGGACAGTGGGTAGGACACATAGTAGTAGCTCTTCTTATGTGGTTGGACTTAATGTCTTCCAGGAACAGGGTGCGACAATAGGCCAGAAAGTTCTGTCGATCTCCTCTTGGCTCTCATTGCCCACTGAGTCACATCTTTGTAGCCACAGGCCACCCATCCAAATCAGAGCTCAGCTTTTGTGCTGTCAGGGCCCAGCTATCAGCTATGGGAACTCATCAAAATCTGCATccacatttatttccttccttccttccttccttccttccttccttccttccttccttcctccctccctcccttcctccctccttcccttcccttcccttcccttcccttcccttcccttcccttcccttcccttcccttcccttcccttcttcccttcccttccccttccccttcctttcttcccctacccttcttcttcctccctccttccttcccttccttccttccttccttccttccttccttccttccttccgctttctctctctcccttctaattgaaatatagttgacatacaatgttacattagtttcaagtttacaacacagtgatttgcaACTATGCCTATAGTTGTGCCCACCGTAAGTGTAGTTACATTTCTCCTTGTCTCTGCCTGGCCTGTCAGCCATCCTTCGTGGGATGCTTTCCCGTTTCAGCCCTGAGCTTCTTGTAAGGCCTTTTTTGTTCTGTGTCTCTCATTGCATTTCTAAACAGCTGTATTCTTACTATCCTTTTTAGCTCTACCCTAGTTGCTGCCCCCTCACTCCAGCCCACATCTCAGATTTGTCTTTAAGAAACCAAAAGGTTAAGTTCTCACTGGGCCTGTGGAGCCAAAGTTTTCTTTGCAGATTTCTTTCGGCACTTGGCTAAGAAGGTATGCGAGGAGCTCTGCAGTTCTggagctcttgatctcagaggtGGAAAAGAGGTGGAGCCCATGCCACAATGGCCAGAGTGACCATGAAGTTGGATTTTCAACGCgaacaaatggaaaattatcCTCTGTTACATTTGGAGTTTTTGTaattgtggggggcggggaggggaggagagagggcggCGGTGTAACAGCTGCAGAGAGAAGATGACAGGAAGTTCGGAGATTTTGATTAccactttatttttgtcttccagcTGCTAGGTCAGGCAGCTCGAAACATGGTACTACAGGAAGATGCCATCTTGCACTCAGAAGATGTAAGAAACACTTCCTTTTATGATTTGGGTTTGATATACATAATTTGTGTGGCTACAGGAAATGGaatgtatatatttctcttttttgtgtgtgttgttgttttttaatgcagAGTTTAaggaaaatggcaataataacaaCACATCTCCAATACCAGTGAGTATGCCCTCTCCAGTGACTACTTGCTACAAAATCATTATCCTCAGGCTGCCCCCTGTGGCCTTTGTTCTTCAGCACATTTTCCTGTGAAGGCAGGAGTAAAAGTGGGGTTAGTCAAGGATGAGCTCCTTCTGGAAAAGACGGCTGAGACTGCAGAAGAGGTTGGGGTGTGGGGTGAGATCAAGAACAGGAACTACCTCTGGTGAGCCTCTCTGTATCTCTTTGAGGGCTCCTCAGAGGGAGAGACTGTAagccccctgagggcagggcccacACCAGGACCacattagcacagtgcctggcacccaatAGGCACCGAGTCGGTATTTGTTGATTCCCTATGCCCAAGGTCTCTCCTGGGGAGTCTGCTCTTGCACTAGGGGATCAAGTGTAACTCTGACCTGTATCCCATAGTCTCACGTATGACCCAGCCCCGGCTACATATAAATGATCCCGGAGACTTTGAAATATAGAGAACCCCTTCTCTGTTGTAATTTTGGATAAAATTATAGTTAGCTTTTCGtcatatttaattttgctttatattttatatagttgatATTATACTTATGTACCTACTGTACGGTTAAGAGTTCAACCCTTGATATTTAGGCAGCTAAATGTTCGTTCTTGGGGTGTGCGCATATCAGGTGTGTGACCACTAGGTTGCACATTGCGGACTGAACGTGAGCCATGCACGTGCATGGTTTTTGCACCACCTCCCTTGATCTGATAGGGTATCGTTACCTGTTTAGGTTTAGAATCCTTCTTTTTAGCAACCCTGCACTCAGATGTTGAACAGAGCTTCAAGAACACAGTCTTAGGCTAGAATGAACAGAAATCCAGAATGTGACAGAAGCTGGAGATTTATTCTGCCTGTGTATATCTAGCCAGAAGTTGCACTAGTCTTCTgagattttttatgtttattttcctctttccttttctgatttaGGCAAGAAGCTATTCAGAAGAAGTAAGTAACCCCAAAGGTAGGGGATTTGGGAGCAGGGAGCAGCAACTAAAGCAGGCTGCAGGGAATTCTACTTGCGGGCTGAGGATCAGTGTGAAACTCTGGTTGACATATGCCCTTAAATTGACATATGCCCTGGGATAGCTTATTCGGGGTATAAAGAAGAcagtacagttgacctttgaacaatatAGGTTTGAATTACACAGTTCcacttacacacagatttttttttataaatacaatatagtattgtaaatgtattttctcttatgattttctttttttttttaaatattatttttattttgtgtgtgagagatagagagcaagtgtgccagtggggggaagagcagagggagagggagggagagaatcttaagcaggctctccatgaacacagagcctgactcagggctcgatctctgtcatgagatcatgacctgagctgaaaccaagagtcagatgcttaaccgactgagccacccaggtgccctgtcttccttatgatttccttccattccttccttccttccttccttccttccttccttccttccttccttccttccttccttcctttttctttctttctttctttctttctttctttctttctttctttctttctttctttctttctttctcttattcttccttcctcttccttccatcctttcattcattcattcattcatgcattcattcattcattcatttttgagggagaggcagagagagagaaaagagagagtcccaagcaggctctgcactgtcagctcagaactcacgagatgtgagatcatgacctgagctgaaatcaagagtcagatgcttaactaactgagccacctacacaTCCCCTTATGATtgtcttaataacattttttctctagcttactttattataacagtgtagtatataatacatatacaacatatgtgttaattgactgtttctGTTACCAATATGGCTTCTGGTCcacaataggctattagtagttaagttttgggggagtcggGTTATATACTGATTTTGACTGTGCAGGATATCAGCGCCTATATATcccctatgttgttcaagggtcgacTGTATATTTCAAAGGTATACAGTAGGTCAATTCACTGCTAGTAAAGGCTTTCTAAAAATTACAACGTGTAGAAGCCACCCTTAATGAATAGAAAACCTTCTACATTGATAATATTCATTAAGTAAATTAAATGTGCTGAAGTCAGTAAACAGTCTTGTTTTTTTGAGTGGATTAAATCTGTCCCTTATAACATCGGTTATCTCTAACTGGTTTTacaaacccttttttttttcttttcttttctttttttttttttacaaacctttttttcatagtttaaaTTTCTGGGACCCTAGAGGACCAATATAAATTTTGATTTAGCTTCGGGAGTACTTCTGTGTTAAAGTACAAACTGAAAAAGAGAGGTCTTTATTGCTCATTCCAGAtaaacctttttctcttttctgatttctaGTGTTGAGCAGTCTTCTGATCTACAGGACCAGCTGAATCATCTGCTGAAATAGTGCAGCTTGTAAGAGGGCAAAAGCACTTCTGTGCCG
The sequence above is drawn from the Panthera tigris isolate Pti1 chromosome D2, P.tigris_Pti1_mat1.1, whole genome shotgun sequence genome and encodes:
- the BORCS7 gene encoding BLOC-1-related complex subunit 7; this translates as MATGTPDSQARFGQSVKGLLTEKVNTCGTDVIALTKQVLKGSRSSELLGQAARNMVLQEDAILHSEDSLRKMAIITTHLQYQQEAIQKNVEQSSDLQDQLNHLLK